Below is a genomic region from Burkholderiales bacterium.
TCGGCGAGAACACCCCGTAATGCGGATGGATGCGCCCGCCGGCCGCGGGCACCGCCATGCCTTTGCGGCGCCACTCGTGCGCGCCGATGGCGCCGAGGAGCTCGCGCAGCGAGATCACGTAACGCTCGGGCACAGGACCGTAGACTTCGCTCAGCGCTTCCTGCGCCTGCGGCGCGCGCTTCAGATGCAGCGTGTGATCTTCGTGGAACTGGAGCAGCAGCATCGACAGCGTCCGCGCGCGCTGCGCCTGCGCCTGCCGGTGCAGATGGAACGCTTCTTTCGGCGCAGCGGGCGGGCGCGGCTTGCGCGGCGGCTTGTCGATGCGCCGCGCGATCGCGTTGAGGAGCTGTTTCGCGTTCTCGTAGTCGCCGCGCCACAGTAGCGCCGTGCCTTCGCACGCGAGGCGATAGGCGACGTCGGCTTTCATGCGGTCGTCGGCGACGACGACGCGCCTGGGCGGCGGCAGGCCGGATTCGGAGCGCCAGCGCGCGGAGCGCTCGGCGCCGTTCTCCTGCCAGGTGACGATGGGTTGGTCGTTACTTGCCGCCACGGTATTCCGCGAGCACCCGCTCCACGCCTTTCAGGATTTCCGGGGAAGGCGCTTTCTGCGCGCCCATCGCGAGCAGCGCGAAGTTGTCGGCGACGATCTCCTCGGGATGGATGATGTAACGGGTGTTGCGGCCCACCTGCTCGAAGAACCCGGACACCTCGTCGATGCCCGCGACGAGCGGACCGTCCGCGCCTTGCAGCGGCACCGCGGGTCCGGATGCCTTGCGATCGACGAGGAGCAATACCGTCGTCACGTTGTGCAGGAAAGGCCCCGAGGTCGCCAGCGCCTCCTTCGCCACGACCGAGACGAGCAGCGGCAGCGCCCAGGCCTTGCGCTCGCCCGCGGTGACCTCGATGCAATGCTCGTCCTTCGGCGCGTCGGGATTGGTGATGCGGCGCGCGGCGAGGACGGCCGGCAGCACGACCGCGCAGCGATGGAAGCCGATCACCGCGTAGAGCGGGTCGGCGAGCTTGGGATTCGCGCGCGTCGCGACGTGGAAAAGCTCGTGGGCGACCAGGCGCTCGAGCGCCGCGCCGCGCATGCCGAGCATGCCCTGCGGGAAGAAGATCGCGTTCTGGCGCGTGTAGGCCGCGCCCGCGTCCTCCTCACCGCTCGTCTTCGCCACCCACACGCGCTCGGGCAGCGGCAGGCCCAGCTTGACGACCGTCGGCACCATCGCCTTGAACGCCGCCTCGAACGCCGACTTTTCCTCGTCGCTCCAGTCGCGCGCCGCTTTCGCCGCGAACGCGAGGTACTCGCTCTCGCTCACCTGCCGCGTGGTCGCGAGCCGCGCCGAGCGGTCGAAGTCGCTCATGCTCTTCGAGTAGGTGTCGGGCGCCGACAGCATCACGCGCGCCTGCGACGCGGTCGCGAACACGATGTCCTGCGCAGCCGCGGAAACGGCCGCCCACAGGACGCACCACAGCAGCGCTCTCATGCGCCGAGGCTGTCCGCGAGATCGAGGAAGCTCTCGGCGTTGACGGTGAACTCGGCTTCGGACTGGAGATCGGGATTGTTGTTGCGCCCGAGCTCGTGCGGCCGCTTGATGAAAGCGGTCTTCAATCCGTATTGCGCCGCCGCCCGCAGGTCGTGCTTGTGGGAAGCGACCATCATCACCTCTTCGGGTTTGAGGTCGAGCGCGTCCGCCGCGCCGAGATACATCTCGGGATCGGGCTTGAAGTGCTTGAACGTCTCCGACGAGAAGACGCAGTCCCACGGCAGGTTGCCCTGCTTGGCCATGTTGACGAGGAGCCCGGTGTTGCCGTTGGAGAGCGTCGCGATGATGAATTTGCTCTTCAGGCGCTTCAGCCCCCGCGGCGAATCGGGCCACGGTTTCAGGCGATGCCACACCTTGTTCAGATGCACCTTCTCCTCTTCGGTCAGCGCGTCGGCGATCTTGAACTGCCGCAGCAGGTCGTCGAGGATCATCCGGTGCAGCACGTCGATCTTGGTA
It encodes:
- a CDS encoding DUF4157 domain-containing protein translates to MRALLWCVLWAAVSAAAQDIVFATASQARVMLSAPDTYSKSMSDFDRSARLATTRQVSESEYLAFAAKAARDWSDEEKSAFEAAFKAMVPTVVKLGLPLPERVWVAKTSGEEDAGAAYTRQNAIFFPQGMLGMRGAALERLVAHELFHVATRANPKLADPLYAVIGFHRCAVVLPAVLAARRITNPDAPKDEHCIEVTAGERKAWALPLLVSVVAKEALATSGPFLHNVTTVLLLVDRKASGPAVPLQGADGPLVAGIDEVSGFFEQVGRNTRYIIHPEEIVADNFALLAMGAQKAPSPEILKGVERVLAEYRGGK